In the Hordeum vulgare subsp. vulgare chromosome 7H, MorexV3_pseudomolecules_assembly, whole genome shotgun sequence genome, one interval contains:
- the LOC123411618 gene encoding WAT1-related protein At3g30340-like, with protein MGSSGGLWLPTAVMLALNVVSAVMVALVKVAMAGGLDPVVLVTLQQLTAAIFLGPIAHFREGKSRPKMTLEIFAYLFASAALGAALRQYMVFVGLRYTTAAFVTAFSNIAPVLTFVLAVATGSESLNLRAATGAAKLAGTLVSLAGAMLLTFYRGVALTHANSAQAVHHSASPSPPAADSGRRWTLGTMAILGNCVCLACWYLLQGRIARKYPYVYSCNAFMSTFSFLQVAAVGLCVQHNLAAWIITNKFQILTVLYSGVVATGMSFVLLTWCIEKRGAVFVAAFIPVAQVIVTIMDFTVLHEPLYLGSVVGSVIVIGGLYLLLWGKRQEALKQHPKVDKDDQEHQQQQQQQVPSEP; from the exons ATGGGGAGCAGCGGCGGGCTGTGGTTGCCGACGGCGGTGATGCTGGCGCTCAACGTGGTGTCGGCGGTCATGGTGGCGCTGGTCAAGGTGGCCATGGCCGGCGGCCTCGACCCGGTCGTGCTCGTCACGCTCCAGCAGCTCACCGCCGCCATCTTCCTCGGCCCCATCGCGCACTTCAGAGAGGG CAAGTCGAGGCCCAAGATGACGCTCGAGATCTTCGCCTACCTCTTCGCCAGCGCCGCGCTCGG GGCGGCGCTGAGGCAGTACATGGTGTTCGTGGGGCTGCGGTACACGACGGCGGCCTTCGTCACGGCCTTCTCCAACATCGCGCCCGTGCTCACCTTCGTGCTCGCAGTCGCCACCGGCTCCGAGTCGCTCAACCTCAGGGCCGCCACCGGCGCCGCCAAGCTCGCCGGCACGCTTGTCTCGCTCGCCGGCGCCATGCTGCTCACCTTCTACAGAGGCGTGGCCCTCACCCACGCCAACAGCGCCCAGGCCGTCCACCACTCCGCTTCCCCTTCCCCGCCGGCCGCCGACTCCGGCAGGCGGTGGACGCTCGGCACGATGGCGATCCTCGGCAACTGCGTCTGCCTCGCCTGCTGGTACTTGCTCCAGGGCAGGATCGCCAGGAAGTACCCGTACGTCTACTCCTGCAACGCATTCATGTCCACCTTCAGCTTCCTCCAGGTCGCCGCCGTCGGCCTCTGCGTGCAACACAACCTCGCCGCCTGGATCATCACCAACAAGTTCCAGATCCTCACCGTCCTCTACTCC GGCGTGGTCGCGACAGGCATGTCCTTCGTGCTGCTGACGTGGTGCATCGAGAAGCGGGGGGCCGTGTTCGTCGCCGCCTTCATCCCTGTGGCGCAGGTCATCGTTACCATCATGGACTTCACCGTCCTGCACGAGCCGCTCTACCTTGGAAG TGTGGTGGGATCTGTGATTGTGATAGGTGGCCTGTATCTTCTGCTGTGGGGCAAGAGGCAGGAGGCCTTAAAACAGCACCCAAAAGTTGATAAAGATGACCAagagcaccagcagcagcagcagcagcaagtgcCGTCGGAGCCATGA